From Microbacterium sp. LWH11-1.2, one genomic window encodes:
- the era gene encoding GTPase Era — translation MTENTRSGFVTFVGRPNVGKSTLTNALVGEKIAITSEKPQTTRRAIRGIVNRPEGQLVIVDTPGIHKPRTLLGERLNDLVDQVLGDVDVIGFCVPATEKVGPGDRRIAASLDGYARAKKIAIVTKTDAAGRDEITERLMEVDALREDWAAVIPLSALTRDQLEVLADEVLSLMPKGPALYPEGITTDESQEDRIAEMIREAALDGVRDELPHSIAVVIDDIAPREGTDLTDVHASIVVERDSQKAIIIGHKGKRLSDVGARARKGIEALLGTRVFLGLHVKVAKEWQRDPKQLGRLGF, via the coding sequence ATGACTGAGAACACCCGAAGCGGGTTCGTGACCTTCGTCGGTCGACCGAACGTGGGCAAGTCCACGCTGACGAACGCGCTCGTCGGCGAGAAGATCGCCATCACCAGCGAGAAGCCGCAGACCACCCGTCGGGCCATCCGCGGCATCGTGAACCGTCCGGAGGGCCAGCTCGTCATCGTGGACACCCCCGGCATCCACAAGCCGCGCACGCTGCTCGGCGAACGTCTCAACGATCTCGTAGACCAGGTGCTCGGCGACGTCGACGTCATCGGCTTCTGCGTGCCGGCGACTGAGAAGGTCGGCCCGGGCGACCGCCGCATCGCCGCGTCCCTCGACGGATACGCGCGGGCGAAGAAGATCGCGATCGTCACGAAGACGGATGCCGCGGGTCGGGACGAGATCACCGAGCGGCTGATGGAGGTCGATGCCCTCCGCGAGGACTGGGCCGCCGTCATCCCGCTCTCCGCACTGACGCGGGACCAGCTCGAGGTGCTCGCCGACGAGGTGCTGAGCCTCATGCCGAAGGGCCCTGCGCTCTATCCGGAGGGCATCACCACGGATGAATCGCAGGAGGACCGCATCGCCGAGATGATCCGCGAGGCGGCTCTGGACGGCGTGCGGGACGAGCTGCCGCACTCCATCGCTGTCGTGATCGATGACATCGCGCCCCGAGAGGGCACCGACCTGACCGACGTGCACGCCTCGATCGTGGTCGAGCGCGACAGCCAGAAGGCCATCATCATTGGACACAAGGGCAAGCGTCTCAGTGACGTCGGTGCGCGTGCCCGCAAGGGCATCGAGGCGCTGCTCGGCACCCGCGTCTTCCTCGGGCTGCACGTCAAGGTCGCCAAGGAATGGCAGCGCGACCCGAAGCAGCTCGGCCGGCTCGGGTTCTGA
- a CDS encoding sigma-70 family RNA polymerase sigma factor gives MNGRSPDPEALRNEVFTRVFDDHWASVRHHIECVVADDAEVAEIVSEVFLLAWSRLKPTRPMGRVWLLRAAERRLRARSGRALTLHTALDAVHIGVTGDSAPPGRVGQAEVVRALGVLTSRERRIIMLTYWDGLAEGEIAELLRGSESRVRRTLRRAQDRLRAELGLEGVTSGDD, from the coding sequence ATGAACGGGCGCAGCCCGGACCCGGAAGCGCTGCGGAACGAGGTCTTCACACGCGTCTTCGACGACCACTGGGCGTCGGTGCGTCACCACATCGAGTGCGTCGTCGCTGACGACGCCGAGGTGGCGGAGATCGTCTCCGAGGTGTTCCTCCTGGCCTGGTCGCGGCTCAAGCCGACGCGGCCGATGGGCCGCGTGTGGCTGCTGCGGGCGGCCGAGCGGCGCCTGCGCGCTCGGTCGGGGCGCGCCCTCACGCTGCACACCGCGCTCGATGCGGTGCACATCGGAGTCACCGGCGATTCGGCGCCTCCTGGGCGCGTCGGTCAGGCCGAGGTCGTGCGAGCTCTGGGTGTCCTCACCTCCAGGGAACGGCGTATCATCATGCTCACGTACTGGGATGGGCTCGCGGAGGGGGAGATCGCGGAGCTGTTGCGCGGTTCTGAGTCCCGGGTGCGGAGAACACTTCGCCGAGCGCAGGATCGTCTGCGCGCGGAGCTGGGCCTGGAGGGGGTGACATCCGGTGACGACTGA